Proteins from a genomic interval of Scylla paramamosain isolate STU-SP2022 chromosome 26, ASM3559412v1, whole genome shotgun sequence:
- the LOC135113642 gene encoding NEDD4 family-interacting protein 1-like isoform X1, translated as MPSSIRYQPVPQSEEDHSESMSTPSAQACGEEGAVGSGPPPDYSPQPETTSTAASGNLEDIPPPKPDMHAPPPYEESDPREGLEGGSNLPSFSPDSPSDIQPPSYEEVQRLKALEAAEDSPLPLCHGGGPLSGAGAMGGPGAGGAMRVLRVSSLGGLDPETAEIAEEQLLGTDFMFFVAFVAAFVFNWVGFVLLLCFCHTVAGRTGALAGFGLSLAKWAAIVRNSTDLVADSNTWLLWLIMALGMLICMRAILQYVHAKREWHQVPHNSRHRFFLFY; from the exons ATGCCCTCCTCTATACGCTACCAACCA GTTCCACAGTCAGAGGAGGATCACTCGGAGAGCATGTCAACTCCATCAGCGCAGGCCTGTGGGGAAGAGGGGGCTGTGGGCAGCGGGCCGCCCCCAGACTACTCA CCACAACCTGAGACCACCAGCACAGCAGCCTCAGGGAATCTGGAGGACATCCCGCCCCCCAAGCCAGACATGCACGCCCCTCCGCCCTATGAGGAGTCAGACCCCCGGGAGGGACTCGAGGGGGGctccaaccttccttccttctccccagaCTCTCCCTCAGACATCCAGCCTCCCAGCTATGAGGAGGTGCAACGACTGAAGGCTCTAGAGGCTGCCGAGGATTCCCCACTGCCTCTGTGTCAT GGTGGTGGGCCACTGAGTGGAGCTGGTGCCATGGGAGGGCCTGGTGCTGGGGGTGCCATGCGAGTCCTGAGGGTGTCCTCGCTGGGTGGCCTTGACCCTGAGACAGCTGAGATCGCTGAGGAGCAGCTCCTTGGCACTGACTTCATgttctttgtggcctttgttg CTGCATTTGTCTTCAACTGGGTGGGctttgtgctgctgctgtgcttCTGCCACACAGTTGCTGGCCGCACTGGGGCACTTGCCGGCTTTGGTCTCTCCTTGGCCAAGTGGGCAGCAATTGTGAGGAACTCAACAGACCTTGTGGCCGACTCTAACACCTGGCTCTTGTGGCTCATCATGGCTCTGG GCATGCTGATCTGCATGAGGGCCATCCTGCAGTATGTCCACGCCAAGAGAGAGTGGCACCAGGTCCCCCACAACTCCCGGCatcgtttcttcctcttctactga
- the LOC135113642 gene encoding NEDD4 family-interacting protein 1-like isoform X2, producing the protein MSTPSAQACGEEGAVGSGPPPDYSPQPETTSTAASGNLEDIPPPKPDMHAPPPYEESDPREGLEGGSNLPSFSPDSPSDIQPPSYEEVQRLKALEAAEDSPLPLCHGGGPLSGAGAMGGPGAGGAMRVLRVSSLGGLDPETAEIAEEQLLGTDFMFFVAFVAAFVFNWVGFVLLLCFCHTVAGRTGALAGFGLSLAKWAAIVRNSTDLVADSNTWLLWLIMALGMLICMRAILQYVHAKREWHQVPHNSRHRFFLFY; encoded by the exons ATGTCAACTCCATCAGCGCAGGCCTGTGGGGAAGAGGGGGCTGTGGGCAGCGGGCCGCCCCCAGACTACTCA CCACAACCTGAGACCACCAGCACAGCAGCCTCAGGGAATCTGGAGGACATCCCGCCCCCCAAGCCAGACATGCACGCCCCTCCGCCCTATGAGGAGTCAGACCCCCGGGAGGGACTCGAGGGGGGctccaaccttccttccttctccccagaCTCTCCCTCAGACATCCAGCCTCCCAGCTATGAGGAGGTGCAACGACTGAAGGCTCTAGAGGCTGCCGAGGATTCCCCACTGCCTCTGTGTCAT GGTGGTGGGCCACTGAGTGGAGCTGGTGCCATGGGAGGGCCTGGTGCTGGGGGTGCCATGCGAGTCCTGAGGGTGTCCTCGCTGGGTGGCCTTGACCCTGAGACAGCTGAGATCGCTGAGGAGCAGCTCCTTGGCACTGACTTCATgttctttgtggcctttgttg CTGCATTTGTCTTCAACTGGGTGGGctttgtgctgctgctgtgcttCTGCCACACAGTTGCTGGCCGCACTGGGGCACTTGCCGGCTTTGGTCTCTCCTTGGCCAAGTGGGCAGCAATTGTGAGGAACTCAACAGACCTTGTGGCCGACTCTAACACCTGGCTCTTGTGGCTCATCATGGCTCTGG GCATGCTGATCTGCATGAGGGCCATCCTGCAGTATGTCCACGCCAAGAGAGAGTGGCACCAGGTCCCCCACAACTCCCGGCatcgtttcttcctcttctactga